Proteins encoded together in one Thermococcus gammatolerans EJ3 window:
- a CDS encoding DNA polymerase, with protein MILDTDYITENGKPVIRVFKKENGEFKIEYDRTFEPYFYALLKDDSAIEDVKKVTAKRHGAVVKVKRAEKVQRKFLGRPIEVWKLYFTHPQDVPAIRDKIRAHPAVVDIYEYDIPFAKRYLIDKGLIPMEGDEELRMLAFDIETLYHEGEEFGTGPILMISYADENEARVITWKKIDLPYVDVVSTEKEMIKRFLRVVKEKDPDVLITYNGDNFDFAYLKKRCEKLGIKFTLGRDGSEPKIQRMGDRFAVEVKGRIHFDLYPVIRRTINLPTYTLEAVYEAVFGKPKEKVYAEEITEAWESGEGLERVARYSMEDAKVTYELGREFFPMEAQLSRLIGQSLWDVSRSSTGNLVEWFLLRKAYERNELAPNKPDERELARRRESYAGGYVKEPERGLWDNIVYLDFRSLYPSIIITHNVSPDTLNREGCKEYDVAPEVGHKFCKDFPGFIPSLLGDLLEERQKIKRKMKATIDPLEKKLLDYRQRAIKILANSFYGYYGYAKARWYCKECAESVTAWGREYIETTIREIEEKFGFKVLYADTDGFFATIPGADAETVKKKAKEFLKYINAKLPGLLELEYEGFYVRGFFVTKKKYAVIDEEGKITTRGLEIVRRDWSEIAKETQARVLEAILKHGDVEEAVRIVKEVTEKLSKYEVPPEKLVIHEQITRDLRDYKATGPHVAVAKRLAAKGVKIRPGTVISYIVLKGSGRIGDRAIPADEFDPTKHRYDAEYYIENQVLPAVERILKAFGYRKEDLRYQKTKQVGLGAWLKVKGKK; from the coding sequence ATGATTCTCGATACCGACTACATCACCGAGAACGGGAAGCCCGTGATAAGGGTCTTCAAGAAGGAGAACGGCGAGTTTAAAATCGAGTACGACAGAACCTTCGAGCCATACTTCTACGCCCTCCTGAAGGATGATTCGGCAATAGAAGACGTGAAGAAAGTAACCGCCAAAAGGCACGGGGCGGTCGTCAAGGTGAAGCGCGCCGAGAAGGTGCAGAGGAAGTTCCTCGGCAGGCCGATAGAGGTCTGGAAGCTCTACTTCACCCATCCTCAGGACGTCCCGGCGATTCGAGACAAGATACGCGCCCATCCAGCAGTTGTGGACATCTACGAGTACGACATACCCTTCGCCAAGCGCTACCTCATCGACAAGGGCCTGATTCCGATGGAGGGGGACGAAGAGCTCAGGATGCTCGCCTTTGACATCGAGACTCTCTACCATGAAGGCGAGGAGTTCGGAACCGGGCCGATTCTCATGATAAGCTACGCCGACGAGAACGAGGCAAGGGTGATAACCTGGAAGAAGATTGACCTTCCGTACGTTGACGTCGTTTCGACCGAGAAGGAGATGATTAAGCGCTTCCTCCGCGTCGTCAAGGAGAAGGACCCCGACGTGCTCATCACCTACAACGGCGACAACTTCGACTTCGCCTACCTGAAAAAGCGCTGTGAGAAACTCGGGATAAAGTTCACGCTCGGGAGAGACGGAAGCGAGCCGAAGATCCAGCGCATGGGCGACCGCTTCGCCGTCGAGGTAAAGGGTAGGATACACTTCGATCTCTATCCAGTCATAAGGCGCACGATAAACCTCCCGACCTACACCCTTGAGGCCGTTTACGAGGCCGTCTTCGGGAAGCCAAAGGAGAAGGTTTACGCCGAGGAGATAACAGAGGCCTGGGAGAGCGGGGAGGGCCTTGAAAGGGTTGCCCGCTACTCGATGGAGGACGCGAAGGTGACCTACGAGCTGGGAAGGGAGTTCTTTCCGATGGAGGCCCAGCTTTCAAGGCTCATAGGCCAGAGCCTCTGGGACGTCTCCCGCTCAAGCACCGGCAACCTCGTGGAGTGGTTCCTCCTGCGGAAGGCCTACGAGAGAAACGAGCTCGCCCCAAACAAGCCCGACGAGAGGGAACTTGCGAGACGGCGCGAGAGCTATGCGGGTGGGTACGTTAAGGAACCAGAGCGTGGATTATGGGACAATATTGTGTATTTAGACTTTCGTAGTCTCTACCCCTCAATTATCATAACCCACAACGTATCGCCGGATACCCTCAACCGCGAGGGCTGTAAAGAGTACGACGTCGCCCCGGAGGTGGGGCATAAATTCTGCAAGGACTTTCCGGGGTTCATACCAAGCCTCCTGGGAGATTTGCTTGAGGAGAGACAGAAGATAAAGAGGAAGATGAAGGCTACGATTGACCCGCTTGAGAAGAAGCTCCTCGATTACAGGCAACGGGCCATCAAAATCCTCGCCAACAGCTTCTACGGCTACTACGGCTACGCCAAGGCCCGGTGGTACTGCAAGGAGTGCGCCGAGAGCGTTACGGCATGGGGAAGGGAGTACATAGAAACCACCATTCGCGAGATAGAGGAGAAGTTCGGCTTTAAAGTGCTCTACGCGGACACAGATGGATTTTTTGCAACAATCCCAGGAGCTGACGCCGAGACCGTGAAGAAGAAGGCCAAGGAGTTCCTCAAGTACATCAACGCGAAACTGCCCGGCCTGCTCGAACTCGAATACGAGGGCTTCTACGTGAGGGGCTTCTTTGTCACGAAGAAGAAGTACGCAGTGATAGACGAGGAGGGCAAGATAACAACGCGCGGGCTGGAGATTGTGAGGCGCGACTGGAGCGAGATAGCGAAGGAGACGCAGGCGAGGGTTCTTGAGGCGATACTCAAGCACGGTGACGTCGAGGAGGCCGTCAGGATAGTCAAAGAGGTCACCGAAAAGCTGAGCAAGTACGAGGTTCCGCCCGAGAAGCTGGTAATCCACGAACAGATAACCCGCGATTTGAGGGACTATAAAGCTACTGGCCCGCACGTTGCCGTTGCGAAGAGGCTCGCCGCGAAGGGCGTCAAAATCCGTCCTGGAACGGTGATAAGCTACATCGTCCTAAAGGGCTCTGGCAGGATAGGTGACAGGGCGATTCCAGCCGATGAATTCGACCCGACGAAGCACCGCTACGATGCGGAATATTACATCGAGAACCAGGTTCTGCCGGCAGTGGAGAGGATTCTAAAAGCCTTCGGCTACCGGAAGGAGGATTTGAGGTACCAGAAGACGAAGCAGGTCGGTTTGGGCGCGTGGCTGAAGGTGAAAGGGAAGAAGTGA
- a CDS encoding HAD family hydrolase — MKLVSFDVWNTVLSMDVMLDAFSVELTKLMGACILDVVEGILLTRERIKAMRAKGEGNPRRALEESQEMLAELLGIDVELVKRAVARAVLKVDEEIVLPGARGALEGVKRKGLKVTVTGNVMFWPGSYTRLLLERFGLMNYIDRTFFADEVLAYKPLPEMFRKPLETFNVKPEEAIHIGDTYAEDFEGALNAGLWAVWINPEAEGVRRIHERGFEVPSVEGILEVLERIEKEG; from the coding sequence ATGAAGCTCGTCTCATTCGACGTCTGGAACACCGTTCTCAGCATGGACGTTATGCTCGATGCTTTCTCGGTTGAGCTCACCAAGCTCATGGGGGCCTGCATACTCGATGTTGTCGAGGGAATACTCCTGACGCGTGAGAGGATAAAGGCCATGCGCGCTAAGGGAGAGGGAAACCCGAGGCGGGCCCTGGAGGAGAGCCAGGAGATGCTGGCTGAGCTTCTTGGAATAGACGTCGAGCTGGTAAAGCGGGCGGTTGCGAGGGCCGTTCTCAAGGTCGATGAAGAGATAGTGCTCCCCGGAGCCAGAGGAGCCCTTGAGGGAGTTAAGCGGAAGGGCTTGAAGGTTACCGTCACGGGCAACGTGATGTTCTGGCCGGGTTCGTACACTAGGCTTCTGCTCGAGCGCTTCGGCCTCATGAACTACATCGATAGAACCTTCTTCGCCGACGAGGTTCTCGCTTACAAACCCCTGCCAGAGATGTTCAGAAAGCCCCTGGAGACCTTCAACGTGAAGCCTGAGGAGGCCATACACATCGGCGACACCTATGCTGAGGACTTTGAAGGTGCCCTAAATGCAGGCCTCTGGGCGGTCTGGATTAATCCAGAGGCCGAAGGTGTGAGGAGAATCCACGAGAGGGGCTTCGAGGTGCCGAGCGTCGAGGGGATTCTGGAGGTGCTGGAAAGGATAGAAAAGGAGGGCTAG